The following are from one region of the Hydrogenimonas sp. SS33 genome:
- a CDS encoding NupC/NupG family nucleoside CNT transporter, with the protein MQSVLMGVAGVFVLLGVAWLFSSNRKAINPRTIIGALVLQAMVPAFVIYTDSGAATLQAISNGVQAVIDSAQTGIGFVFGPLTDVKKVGFIFAVKVLPVIIFFAALMSVLYYLKIMQVVIKVMGGGLQKLLKTSPVESLSAAANIFVGQTEAPLVVKPYLPTMTKSELFAIMSGGLASVAGAVLAGYASMGIPLNYLITASFMAAPGGLLMAKMLEPETEAPKSDMEEKIVEDQEKEAEAVNVIDAAAIGASDGLKLAANVGAMLIAFVALIALLNMMVGGIGGLFGVEGLTIQQILGYLFSPVAFVLGVPWEHATDVGSLLGIKLIVNEFVAYIDLVKMKETLDLHAFAIATVALCGFANLSSLAILLGGLGVIAPNRRGDIARMGMKAILAGTLSNFMSATLVGIFVAIKMM; encoded by the coding sequence ATGCAATCGGTTTTGATGGGGGTGGCGGGGGTGTTCGTCCTGCTGGGAGTGGCGTGGCTCTTTTCGAGCAACCGCAAAGCGATCAACCCGCGGACGATCATCGGTGCGTTGGTGCTTCAGGCGATGGTGCCGGCGTTTGTCATCTACACCGATTCGGGGGCGGCGACGCTGCAGGCCATCTCCAACGGGGTTCAGGCGGTCATCGACAGCGCCCAGACCGGTATCGGCTTTGTCTTTGGCCCTCTGACCGACGTCAAGAAGGTGGGCTTCATCTTCGCCGTCAAGGTGCTTCCGGTCATCATCTTTTTTGCCGCGCTGATGTCGGTGCTCTACTACCTGAAGATCATGCAGGTGGTCATCAAGGTGATGGGAGGGGGGTTGCAGAAACTGCTCAAAACCTCCCCGGTCGAGTCCCTTTCCGCCGCCGCCAACATCTTCGTCGGTCAGACCGAGGCGCCCCTGGTGGTCAAGCCCTACCTGCCGACGATGACGAAGTCGGAGCTTTTCGCCATCATGTCGGGTGGGCTCGCCTCCGTGGCGGGCGCGGTGCTGGCGGGCTACGCCTCTATGGGCATTCCTCTGAACTATCTTATCACCGCTTCTTTCATGGCGGCTCCCGGCGGCCTGCTGATGGCCAAGATGCTGGAACCCGAAACCGAAGCCCCCAAAAGTGACATGGAAGAGAAGATCGTGGAGGATCAGGAGAAGGAGGCGGAAGCGGTCAATGTCATCGACGCCGCTGCCATCGGGGCTTCCGACGGCCTCAAACTGGCGGCCAACGTGGGTGCCATGCTCATCGCCTTCGTGGCGCTGATCGCCCTGCTGAACATGATGGTGGGCGGTATCGGTGGCCTCTTCGGCGTGGAGGGGCTGACGATACAGCAGATTCTGGGGTACCTCTTCTCGCCCGTGGCTTTCGTTCTGGGGGTGCCGTGGGAGCATGCCACCGATGTTGGGTCGCTGCTGGGCATCAAACTCATCGTCAACGAATTCGTCGCCTATATCGACCTGGTGAAGATGAAAGAGACGCTGGACCTGCACGCCTTCGCCATCGCCACGGTGGCGCTCTGCGGTTTCGCCAACCTCTCCTCCCTTGCCATCCTGCTGGGAGGGCTGGGGGTCATCGCCCCCAACCGGCGGGGTGACATCGCCCGCATGGGGATGAAGGCGATTCTGGCGGGAACCCTCTCCAACTTCATGAGTGCCACGCTGGTAGGCATTTTTGTCGCCATTAAAATGATGTGA
- the cdd gene encoding cytidine deaminase, which yields MNHFERLERLLDRAYAPYSRFRVAAVAVDSEGNLYEGVNVESAAYPTTMCAERNAIFHAVAAGMAHGTVREVHILARDGEGAFVPAYPCGACRQIIAEQSSKDAEVFVYFSKERVERYTIAELLPHAFTL from the coding sequence ATGAACCATTTCGAGAGGCTGGAGCGGCTTTTGGATCGGGCCTACGCCCCTTATTCGCGCTTTCGTGTCGCGGCGGTGGCGGTGGATAGCGAGGGCAACCTCTACGAAGGGGTCAATGTGGAGTCGGCCGCCTACCCGACGACTATGTGCGCCGAACGCAACGCCATCTTCCACGCCGTCGCCGCCGGCATGGCCCACGGAACGGTCAGGGAGGTGCACATATTGGCAAGAGACGGGGAGGGGGCATTCGTACCGGCCTACCCCTGCGGTGCCTGCCGACAGATCATCGCCGAACAATCCTCCAAAGATGCGGAGGTCTTCGTCTACTTTTCGAAAGAGAGGGTGGAACGCTACACCATCGCCGAACTGCTGCCCCACGCTTTCACGTTGTAA
- a CDS encoding phosphopentomutase, with product MMRRTVILLLDSFGIGGAEDACQFKDVTKEGRPFNDDGANTLGNIAAFCAAGLAEEGRTGPLQLPNLNRLGLGFAAKESCGGCYPEGLDENVVPEGAYGYASEVSTGKDTSSGHWEMMGAPVTFKWGYFRKKSGSFPPELIEVFVREAKIPGILGNCQASGTEIIKKHGMEHIKTGKPIVYTSADSVFQIAAHEEHFGLERLYEICEIARKLVDRYNVARVIARPFVGESPETFQRTGNRHDYSVKPPAKTLLDEMKESGNEVVSVGKIKDIFAGCGITRAYRANGVEELFDTTLAAVKELDREGLVFTNFVNFDADYGHRRNISGYARELEYFDRRLPEMMAQLGEEDLLVVTADHGCDPTWWGTDHTREHIPVLFYGKRVRPVNLGHRYTFADIGQTIAEHHGLKPLLVGKSFYHLMLRKP from the coding sequence CTGATGAGACGGACGGTCATTCTGCTGCTGGACTCTTTCGGCATCGGCGGCGCCGAAGACGCCTGCCAATTCAAAGATGTCACCAAAGAGGGGCGCCCTTTCAACGACGACGGGGCCAACACCCTGGGCAACATCGCCGCTTTCTGTGCCGCGGGGCTGGCGGAGGAGGGGCGTACGGGCCCCCTGCAACTGCCCAACCTGAACCGCCTCGGGCTGGGGTTCGCCGCCAAGGAGAGCTGCGGCGGCTGCTACCCCGAAGGGCTCGACGAAAACGTGGTCCCCGAGGGGGCCTACGGCTACGCCTCGGAAGTTTCCACGGGCAAGGACACATCCAGTGGCCACTGGGAGATGATGGGGGCGCCCGTCACCTTCAAATGGGGCTACTTCCGCAAGAAGAGCGGCTCCTTCCCCCCGGAGCTGATCGAGGTGTTTGTCAGGGAGGCGAAGATACCGGGGATTCTGGGCAACTGCCAGGCGTCCGGGACGGAGATCATCAAAAAGCACGGCATGGAGCACATCAAAACCGGCAAGCCAATCGTCTACACCTCTGCCGACAGCGTCTTTCAGATCGCCGCCCATGAAGAGCACTTCGGGCTGGAGCGCCTCTACGAAATCTGCGAGATCGCCAGGAAACTGGTGGACCGCTACAATGTGGCCCGGGTCATCGCACGCCCCTTCGTCGGGGAGTCTCCCGAGACCTTCCAACGCACCGGAAACCGCCACGACTACTCCGTCAAACCGCCGGCGAAGACCCTGCTGGACGAGATGAAAGAGTCGGGGAACGAAGTGGTGAGCGTGGGCAAGATCAAGGATATCTTCGCCGGTTGCGGCATCACCCGCGCCTATCGGGCCAACGGGGTGGAGGAGCTTTTCGACACGACCCTGGCGGCGGTGAAGGAGCTTGACCGTGAGGGCCTCGTCTTCACCAACTTCGTCAATTTCGACGCCGATTACGGCCACAGGCGCAACATTTCGGGGTACGCCCGGGAGCTGGAGTATTTCGACCGGCGCCTGCCGGAGATGATGGCGCAACTGGGCGAGGAGGACCTGCTGGTGGTCACCGCCGACCACGGCTGCGACCCGACATGGTGGGGGACCGACCATACCCGCGAACACATTCCGGTCCTCTTCTATGGCAAGAGGGTGCGCCCCGTCAACCTGGGACACCGCTACACCTTCGCCGACATCGGCCAGACCATCGCCGAACACCACGGCTTGAAGCCGCTGCTTGTCGGAAAAAGCTTCTATCATCTGATGTTACGCAAACCATGA
- a CDS encoding outer membrane protein OmpK, whose product MQGWKRVLLSSVACSTLLAGQTVVASEDAEAQAEIAAKKSEAEQAVSLITRSQEAEKAWYKPDFTWSDVNINYLDWSSGTERRGAGNYDDFPYIELEGGAGWPWGDFYFFTDLENPGKGFDADEAPRDSRLVIKPILDLNIPEAEGWMKSVQLHIQDYYLYGKTFRVNNLVVGLAYKYVSDNFSMRPFVGIHYMNDTFHSSLWNGYMGGWVFNYDFKFFDQKFSLSNWHEFEWDRDESTYLNPDGTRQPFGDRSSWGVQGALAAWWHFTKHVTGGIQYRYALHKLGSYEYLTGMIYTMKYNF is encoded by the coding sequence ATGCAGGGCTGGAAGAGGGTATTGCTTTCCAGCGTTGCCTGTTCGACCCTGCTGGCGGGGCAGACAGTGGTGGCCTCCGAAGATGCGGAGGCCCAGGCGGAGATCGCCGCCAAAAAGAGCGAGGCAGAGCAGGCGGTTTCGCTGATAACCAGGTCGCAGGAGGCGGAAAAAGCCTGGTACAAACCCGACTTCACCTGGAGTGACGTCAATATCAACTATCTCGACTGGAGCAGCGGGACCGAACGGCGGGGTGCAGGCAATTACGACGACTTCCCATACATCGAACTGGAGGGGGGCGCCGGCTGGCCGTGGGGCGATTTCTACTTCTTCACCGACCTGGAGAATCCCGGCAAAGGGTTCGACGCCGACGAAGCGCCCAGGGACAGCCGGTTAGTCATCAAACCGATACTGGATCTCAACATCCCCGAAGCGGAAGGGTGGATGAAAAGTGTGCAGCTGCACATTCAAGACTACTACCTCTACGGAAAGACCTTCCGGGTCAACAATCTGGTGGTGGGTCTGGCCTACAAATATGTCAGCGACAACTTTTCCATGCGCCCTTTCGTGGGCATCCACTACATGAACGACACCTTCCACAGCTCGCTTTGGAACGGGTACATGGGAGGCTGGGTCTTCAACTACGACTTCAAATTTTTCGACCAGAAATTCTCCCTCTCCAATTGGCACGAATTCGAGTGGGACCGGGACGAGTCGACCTACCTCAATCCCGACGGGACCCGCCAACCGTTCGGGGACCGCTCCTCCTGGGGTGTCCAGGGGGCGCTGGCGGCCTGGTGGCACTTCACCAAACATGTCACCGGCGGTATCCAGTACCGCTACGCCTTGCACAAACTGGGCTCCTACGAATACCTGACGGGGATGATATATACGATGAAATACAACTTTTGA
- the deoA gene encoding thymidine phosphorylase → MLLPQEIIRRKRDGEELSREEIDFFVKGITEGYVSEGQIAAFAMAVYFRGMTMDERIALTEAMRDSGDVLEWKSLGLDGPVVDKHSTGGVGDVVSLMLGPMVAACGGYVPMISGRGLGHTGGTLDKFDAIPGYNTAPDNALFRKVVKEVGVAIIGQTGNLAPADKRFYAIRDVTATVESIPLITASILSKKLAAGLDALAMDVKAGSGAFMPTFEGSVELAESIVEVANGAGCKTTALITSMDQVLASSAGNAVEVREAVRYLKGDFRNPRLHEVTMALCAEMLMLGNLASTETEARGKLQEALDSGEAAERFARMVAALGGPADFMARYDDYLEKAPIVRPIYPEKEGVVEAMDTRAVGLAVVALGGGRTKPTDAIDYAVGFTDFAALGDRVGGKKPLAVAHVRSEAQFAEAQKRIREAVTVGDRMPEPKPMVLKKIVPKER, encoded by the coding sequence ATGCTGCTGCCCCAGGAGATCATCCGCAGGAAAAGAGATGGAGAGGAGCTGAGCCGCGAAGAGATCGACTTCTTCGTCAAAGGTATTACGGAAGGGTATGTGAGTGAAGGGCAGATCGCCGCTTTCGCCATGGCGGTCTACTTCAGGGGGATGACGATGGATGAACGCATCGCCCTGACCGAGGCGATGCGTGACAGCGGCGACGTGCTGGAGTGGAAGAGCCTGGGGCTGGACGGCCCGGTGGTGGACAAACACTCCACCGGCGGGGTCGGCGACGTGGTCTCCCTGATGCTGGGGCCCATGGTGGCGGCCTGCGGCGGGTACGTGCCGATGATTTCGGGACGCGGGCTGGGCCACACCGGTGGTACCCTGGACAAATTCGACGCCATCCCCGGCTACAACACCGCCCCCGACAATGCGCTTTTCAGAAAGGTGGTCAAAGAGGTGGGTGTCGCCATCATTGGCCAGACGGGCAACCTGGCGCCGGCGGACAAGCGCTTCTACGCCATTCGCGACGTGACGGCGACGGTGGAGTCGATTCCGCTCATTACCGCCTCCATCCTCTCCAAAAAGCTGGCGGCGGGACTGGATGCACTGGCGATGGATGTCAAAGCGGGCAGCGGCGCCTTCATGCCCACCTTCGAAGGGTCGGTGGAGCTGGCCGAAAGCATCGTGGAGGTGGCCAACGGCGCGGGGTGCAAAACCACGGCGCTCATCACCAGCATGGACCAGGTGCTCGCAAGCAGTGCCGGCAATGCGGTGGAGGTGCGCGAAGCGGTCCGCTACCTGAAAGGGGATTTCCGCAACCCACGGCTCCATGAGGTGACGATGGCGCTCTGCGCCGAAATGCTGATGCTGGGCAATCTGGCAAGCACGGAAACGGAGGCACGCGGGAAGCTCCAGGAGGCCCTCGACAGCGGGGAGGCAGCGGAGCGGTTCGCCAGGATGGTGGCGGCTCTGGGCGGCCCCGCCGACTTCATGGCGCGTTACGACGACTACCTGGAGAAGGCGCCGATCGTGCGGCCCATCTACCCCGAGAAAGAGGGCGTCGTGGAGGCGATGGATACCCGCGCCGTTGGCCTGGCGGTGGTGGCCCTGGGGGGCGGTCGTACCAAGCCGACCGATGCCATCGACTATGCGGTGGGCTTCACCGATTTCGCCGCGCTGGGCGACAGGGTGGGCGGCAAAAAGCCGCTGGCGGTGGCCCATGTCCGCTCCGAAGCGCAGTTTGCCGAGGCGCAGAAGCGGATACGTGAAGCGGTCACGGTCGGCGACCGGATGCCCGAGCCCAAACCGATGGTGCTCAAAAAAATCGTGCCGAAGGAGCGGTGA
- the deoC gene encoding deoxyribose-phosphate aldolase, giving the protein MKDLQTAAKTAIGLMDLTSLNDDDTREKIVQLCRDAHTPAGDTAAVCIYPRFVPVARKSLKAQGTPNIKVATVTNFPHGDDDIEIAVAETRAAIAYGAEEVDVVFPYRAFMAGNERVGFDLVKACRIECGDTVKLKVILETGELKRAELIERASRIAIDAGAHFIKTSTGKVPVNATLEAAEVMLRTIKEANPGVGFKAAGGVRDAETAKAYLDLAAQILGEGWICKEHFRFGASGLLKNLLVTLGVETGGKQGEEEGY; this is encoded by the coding sequence ATGAAAGATCTGCAAACTGCGGCGAAGACCGCCATCGGCCTGATGGACCTGACGTCGCTGAACGACGACGATACGCGGGAGAAGATCGTTCAACTCTGCCGCGACGCCCACACCCCCGCCGGCGACACGGCGGCGGTCTGCATCTACCCCCGGTTCGTTCCCGTCGCCAGAAAGAGCCTCAAGGCCCAGGGAACGCCGAACATCAAGGTGGCGACGGTCACCAACTTTCCCCATGGCGACGACGATATCGAGATCGCCGTGGCGGAGACCCGGGCGGCCATCGCCTACGGCGCGGAGGAGGTAGATGTGGTCTTCCCCTACCGGGCCTTCATGGCAGGCAACGAGCGGGTCGGCTTCGACCTGGTCAAAGCGTGCCGCATCGAGTGCGGCGACACGGTGAAGCTGAAGGTGATCCTGGAGACGGGGGAGCTGAAGAGAGCGGAGCTGATCGAACGGGCCTCCCGCATCGCCATCGACGCGGGGGCGCACTTCATCAAGACCTCCACCGGAAAGGTGCCGGTCAACGCCACCCTGGAGGCGGCGGAGGTGATGCTGAGGACCATCAAGGAAGCCAATCCCGGGGTCGGCTTCAAAGCCGCCGGCGGGGTGCGCGACGCCGAAACCGCCAAAGCCTACCTCGATCTCGCCGCGCAGATCTTGGGGGAGGGGTGGATCTGTAAAGAGCATTTCCGCTTCGGCGCCTCGGGGCTTTTGAAAAACCTGCTGGTGACCCTGGGAGTCGAAACAGGCGGCAAGCAAGGTGAAGAGGAGGGGTACTGA
- the deoD gene encoding purine-nucleoside phosphorylase: MPTPHINAQPGDFAETVLLPGDPLRAKFIAETFMEDAKLVTDVRNMFGFTGTHRGKRVSVMGSGMGIPSASIYATELITEYGVKNIIRVGTCGAVSREIEVLDVIIAMGASTDSNVNRMRFNGHDFAAICDYGLLRRAVDTAEAKGIDVKVGNIYSADLFYTPQPEMFDLMEKLNILGIDMEAAGLYGVAAEFGAKALTILTVSDHIRTGVKTTSQERQTKFNAMMEIALDTAVLEGE, translated from the coding sequence ATGCCCACACCTCACATCAACGCCCAGCCGGGCGACTTCGCCGAAACGGTCCTGCTGCCGGGAGACCCGCTTAGGGCCAAGTTCATCGCCGAAACCTTCATGGAAGATGCCAAACTTGTAACCGACGTGCGCAATATGTTCGGCTTCACCGGCACTCACAGGGGCAAACGGGTCTCCGTTATGGGGAGCGGAATGGGCATCCCTTCCGCTTCCATCTACGCCACCGAACTCATCACCGAATATGGCGTGAAAAACATCATCCGCGTCGGCACCTGCGGCGCCGTGAGCCGGGAGATCGAAGTGCTCGACGTCATCATCGCAATGGGGGCCAGCACCGACTCCAACGTCAACCGCATGCGTTTCAACGGCCACGACTTCGCCGCCATCTGCGACTACGGTCTGTTGCGCAGGGCGGTCGATACGGCCGAAGCCAAAGGCATCGATGTCAAGGTGGGCAACATCTACTCCGCCGACCTCTTCTATACGCCCCAGCCCGAGATGTTCGACCTGATGGAAAAGCTCAACATCCTTGGCATCGACATGGAGGCGGCGGGCCTCTACGGCGTGGCGGCGGAGTTCGGCGCGAAGGCGCTGACCATCCTCACCGTCAGCGACCATATCCGCACCGGTGTCAAAACCACCTCCCAGGAGCGACAGACCAAGTTCAACGCCATGATGGAGATCGCCCTCGATACGGCGGTATTGGAAGGGGAGTGA
- a CDS encoding IS481 family transposase produces the protein MKQHYHRNARTNSHVRQSIQKSGASNQALARRFGISVQTVSKWRHRQETEDRSSRPHTIHYALSDLERELVRLVRTSTWMPLDDLVEALQSVMPHASRSTVSRTLRALKISQVPQEERAKAKKFKEYVPGFVHMDVTYLPKIDGVKYYLFVAIDRATRLLYYKVYRSKSAASALDFLKECERFFPFTITHILTDNGMEFTDRFSQGRKDPTGNHRFDKLCRAFNIDHRLTKPFCPQTNGMVERANGLIKERTIKIQNYENLQQMIADLDKFLLYYLFSRRHGGLRKELKVKTPFEALHYWYNLEPELFRKSPEMFEADTLLWLEQRGGT, from the coding sequence ATGAAACAGCACTACCATCGCAATGCGAGGACCAACTCGCATGTGCGCCAAAGTATACAGAAATCCGGAGCGAGCAATCAAGCGTTGGCTCGACGCTTCGGTATCAGTGTCCAGACCGTCAGTAAGTGGCGTCATCGCCAGGAGACGGAAGATCGCAGTAGCCGGCCCCATACGATTCATTATGCGTTGAGTGATTTGGAGCGGGAGCTTGTGCGCCTTGTGCGGACCAGTACCTGGATGCCGCTGGACGATCTGGTAGAGGCCCTGCAGAGTGTCATGCCCCATGCCAGCCGTTCCACGGTTTCTCGGACCCTGAGAGCCTTGAAGATCAGCCAGGTTCCCCAGGAAGAACGTGCCAAAGCAAAAAAGTTCAAAGAGTATGTTCCGGGCTTCGTGCATATGGATGTGACCTATCTTCCCAAGATCGATGGCGTCAAATACTATCTCTTCGTAGCCATCGACCGGGCGACACGGTTGCTCTATTACAAAGTCTATCGAAGCAAAAGTGCCGCCAGCGCCCTCGATTTTCTCAAAGAGTGTGAACGCTTCTTTCCATTTACCATCACCCATATTCTGACCGATAACGGGATGGAGTTTACGGATCGCTTCAGCCAGGGACGCAAGGACCCCACCGGCAATCATCGTTTCGACAAGCTCTGCAGGGCATTCAACATCGACCATCGCCTCACGAAACCCTTTTGCCCGCAAACCAACGGGATGGTCGAACGGGCCAACGGGCTCATTAAGGAGCGAACCATCAAAATACAGAACTATGAGAATCTGCAGCAGATGATTGCCGATTTGGACAAGTTCCTGCTCTATTATCTCTTCAGCAGACGCCATGGAGGTCTCAGAAAAGAACTGAAAGTCAAAACACCCTTTGAAGCACTACACTATTGGTATAATCTGGAACCTGAACTATTCAGAAAATCCCCTGAGATGTTCGAAGCCGACACATTGCTCTGGCTTGAACAACGTGGTGGAACTTGA
- a CDS encoding ABC transporter permease, whose product MNRRFVNTMVRRYLRFDREHPFIFLSAILAFLGIAVGVTVLIIAMAIMNGMEKEFEKRLFVMNYPLTIYPKVRHAIRDSLVEELEDKFPDLKFSPYMQTQVLVRQNGKLRGGMMFGIDPEREKRVNEVFAKAYVKPFGRYGVIIGRPLAESLNIGIGDKVMFIFSKLQPAGLSLIPLSKRFTVDGLFRSGLNAYDESYYYTSFHTFEKILKRRPGRYDGIHVDSKHPMRDIEALRRELPDNVGIIGWWQQNGNFFAAMQMEKHALFIVLMLIILIASLNIVSSLLMTVMNRRSEVALLLSLGASRKEIRQIFFRLGLVIGIGGVLVGAFLGLGGMELLKHFDIVTLPEDVYGTSRLPVNLAPTDFVSIIIGALVITLLSSAYPAKKASQIDPLKVLRNE is encoded by the coding sequence TTGAATAGACGCTTCGTCAACACGATGGTGCGGCGCTACCTGCGCTTCGACAGGGAGCACCCCTTCATCTTCCTCTCCGCCATTCTCGCTTTTCTGGGTATCGCGGTAGGGGTGACGGTGCTCATCATCGCTATGGCCATCATGAACGGAATGGAGAAGGAGTTCGAGAAGCGGCTTTTCGTGATGAACTATCCCCTCACCATCTACCCCAAAGTACGCCATGCCATCCGCGACTCCCTGGTGGAGGAGCTGGAAGACAAATTCCCCGACCTCAAATTCAGCCCCTACATGCAGACCCAGGTGTTGGTGCGCCAAAACGGCAAGCTCAGGGGCGGCATGATGTTCGGCATCGATCCCGAGCGGGAGAAACGGGTCAACGAAGTCTTTGCCAAAGCCTATGTCAAACCCTTCGGCAGGTACGGAGTCATCATCGGCAGACCGCTGGCGGAGAGCCTGAACATCGGCATCGGTGACAAGGTGATGTTCATCTTTTCCAAGCTGCAGCCCGCCGGCCTTTCGCTGATCCCCCTCTCCAAACGCTTCACCGTCGACGGTCTTTTCCGCTCTGGCCTCAACGCCTACGACGAAAGCTACTACTACACCTCCTTCCATACGTTCGAAAAGATCCTCAAACGCCGGCCCGGCCGGTACGACGGCATCCATGTCGATTCGAAGCACCCGATGCGCGACATCGAGGCCCTGCGCAGGGAACTGCCGGACAATGTGGGGATCATCGGCTGGTGGCAGCAAAACGGCAACTTCTTCGCCGCCATGCAGATGGAGAAGCACGCCCTCTTCATCGTTTTGATGCTCATCATCCTCATCGCATCCCTCAATATCGTCAGTTCGCTGCTGATGACAGTGATGAACCGCCGCAGCGAAGTGGCGCTGCTCCTTTCGCTGGGCGCTTCGCGAAAGGAGATCCGGCAGATATTCTTCCGCCTGGGGCTCGTCATCGGCATCGGCGGCGTCCTGGTGGGCGCTTTTCTGGGTCTCGGCGGTATGGAGCTTCTGAAACACTTCGACATCGTCACCCTGCCCGAAGATGTCTACGGCACCAGCCGCCTCCCCGTCAACCTCGCCCCTACCGATTTCGTTAGCATCATTATCGGCGCCCTGGTCATCACGCTTCTTTCCTCCGCCTACCCCGCCAAAAAAGCCTCCCAGATCGACCCGCTCAAAGTGTTGAGGAATGAATAG